The sequence below is a genomic window from Pygocentrus nattereri isolate fPygNat1 chromosome 16, fPygNat1.pri, whole genome shotgun sequence.
ttaaaaaaaaaaaaaaaaaaaaaaaaaaaaaaaaaaaaaaaaaaaaaaaaaaaaaacacacaccacacacacaacttcagAATTACTCTTTCTACATACCCAAGTTCTGAACAGACTACTCAAAGGTAACAAAGGTAGACATGAgtgaaaactttaaaaaggtccaaatataaaatgcaaaaaatgaaaacatgcttCCAGACTTTTAAAATTCCAAAACACAGggtattaattattattttaagctAGTTATGTCTATTACATATTTGTAAGTCTAGAACACGGTGTCAACAAGTCCATAAAAGGTTAAAGATATAAAaggacttttaaaaaaaaaaaaaaaaaaaagtgggcaGAGGCAGAAAGGCAGATCACACATCAGTGAGGTAGTTTCCAGATCATCTAGGAGACTCCATGGCGACCAGCATGTGCACCCATGCGCTGCGGATCCTGGGAAGGGTAGTGTACCTGACCAGGAGGTCTCATGCCCATGGGAGGAGGCATAGGAGGAACAATGCCATCCATGGAGTGGTACATAGGGGGACCAAAACCTGTGGACCAGCAAGGTAGTCAATCAACACAGGGAATTCtcattttataatataatagaCTATAATGTTGTTCAGTTTAGCCTGACCAATGTGAACATTTGGATACTGATCTCGATTTTAAGGAGCTGAAGATTCCGAAATCTACTCAGAGGGTTATCAGCCAGCATTATCTTATACAGTCACAAATTAAACAGAGTAGATCATTTTTGTGCTTTGATGTACTGAACCTATTGTTCTGTTGTTAATTTAACATATGACCAAGTCTTAAAtagtataaatataaacaaaccaCTTATTGGTGCTCAGTCCCTGTTCTGGAGatgacttttttgtgtttaccaATTCGAAAACAAGACCCAGTAGATTAGGGCTTAATAATTAGCTAATAATAAGCTTCTATTAAAAATAAGCAGAGTGGGGGCCCTAGGATTGACACTGGAAACCACAAAAATCATGAACTCAGGGtagcaatatggcaaaaatatacatCACAACACTTCAATTTTAAGGCTACACCATCTGCATCTTTTGCATTCTTCTGAGGTTTGATTAGGAAAACACACAAGTAATGTAACATTTCaacacaagcaaaaaaaataagagCACAATAAGTTCTATTCaacatttccaatcaaaattaacaggactaattatgatCTTTTTGTAATGATACAtccatgtttgttttgttacaggGGAAATCCATTGATTTCTCATAATTTCTGTGTAGTTAAATTGTTCAAATGTCAACAAAGAACAGTGATATGTCCCACCCTAGAGAAACCTGGGAACTAGCCGTCTGAAAAGTTCCCTCAAATAAGTTATTACACTAAATGATTATAAATTAATATGCTGCCTAACACCTGAGACACTGCTTTATGATACTACCCAAAATAGTGCCCAAATAAAACTTTTCCTGACTTACCACCATTTCAACactacatttacaaaaacactTCAGAAGACATGCAGATCCACTGGTTGTTTTGAATAGTACATCAAATGcctgtatttgtgttgcagaaattgtgacccttggttcctatcaaaaccactgaaaagaagttggcaagtttctctataCCATTTCACATAACACACTTTAAATGTCAGTGACTATATTATGCAAGAATTTTGAAATAACACTGGATGATGATTCCCCTGATGATATGCTCAGGCAagtatattgtgatgtaatttagataattttataattacaataattatacatattgtcatattgcccagtcCTAAATGAGAGGGGAggagcacttcttgtaagtcgctctggataagagcgtctgctaaatgctgtaaatgtaaaatgtaaatgagagGGGACATTCATATAACACGAACTCTCACAGTGCTGGACTCATGAGCGCTCAACAGTATATTTTACAGTTCAAAAGAATCTCAATTCTGATTGTGTTTTTCTTACATAACGTCTCCTTTATCGGTGGTAATTTCAACAATGCCCTTAAATCTGTGGCACGAACAAGGTATTAGTAGGTTCCTATTCTAAAGCCAGAGAAAAGCATACCTGGAGGTGGAGGCATGACAACGCCAGGTGGAGGAGGGATTCCTAAATTAATGACTGCAGGAGCACTATTAGGACCCAAGTTGAAATAGTTGGCAGGAGTATCATCATCAGACACAGGGGGAGGAGGCAGTGCTGTTGAATAGATCATTGAGTTACATACTACCTGAGGCATAAAACAAAGTACACACAAACTTTTTAAAGGATTAACATCAAAGTATTACATGATAAATCATATATGGCCTGTATACCTCCATCCTAGCTTCCTGAAAAGACTGGTCGGTTTAGAAAACATTGTCCTAGGTTTTCACGGCTGCAACAAAATCCCCTTTACCTTTCCTTGCCTTATGTACATATAGGAAACATTATAATCCTTTTAAGAGTCATCGAGTTTGTGTTTGAATAGGTGCCCAGAAGCAGGCTCCACAGCTCCTTACCTCCTGGGAGGCCTGGCACAGGCTCCAGTCTCATTCCACTCTCAGTCACAccgtccttctctctctccctccctcgtgCTGCCTGGGACCTATTCCACACAACAGCAACACAGAGTTACTCTTAAAGATATCtaagcaaagaaaaacaagtccATCAGTTACACTGGTATAACCAACAATATTATCAACACAAATGCCTTGTATTTACTGTCCATCACAACAGAATCAGCAAATACAGGTTAGAGAGgacatactgtacatatattcatatttactcctacattacatatacacacatacatatttatatatgtataattttaaaaaagggtttCTGGTGTGTACTTTCTGAAAAGTAATAACATCTTCCTTCTAAGACTGGTTACCACAAATCTTCTGACACCCCTGAATGAAGTGGAACAAAGATCCCCCAAAGCTGAATGGTTGAAAAAATTACTCACATAAGGGGAGTAAACTGTTAAGAATTTTCCTCGCTTTGCTTGTTCATTTCTTACCTGCCCCACTTCACATTGAGGCGTCGGCCGTGGATGATGAGCTTGTTGAAGGATTTCTCTGCAGCCATTTCTGCAGCCTGACGTGTAGCAAACTGGATAAAGGCGCACTGCTGCCTCTGCACTACGGTGATGGTGCGGATCTCCCCAAACTGGTAGAAATGGTTCCTATGAACAGGCAAGCAGGGTATTCTCCGTCACTatttaatgactgaattaagCTAATTCAATGAGTAGttacattacaaaataaaaagtagGATATTGCTTTTCTAACCGTTTCGCTACTCAAATGGTGTTTGAATATcgtaaatattttatattgttatgtATAGAAGAACATGAaggtttaaaattaaataactgtGATTTAACAGCTGATTTAATGATATAGCATTGCGTTTTGGGTGAATGTGACTTACACAATTCAGTAGAGACTATCTAACAAGTTTTTACAATTTTgttatttctgtgaaatatatcCATACTTATCTCCACTATGATTAGTCCTTTCCTTACTGTGAGACAACATTGGCCACTTGTGTTTTAAAATTCTCTGCAGTTACATacaaaacatgctaaaatgctttatatatccaatttatttctttcaaattatgtttaaTACCCAGTATCAGGtgaacaaacactaaaatgcatgcatatctgaaaaaaaaaaaagtataattaCACAGATCCCTTGATGCCACTGTTCCTCTTATGTTAAAGTGCACTCACCTGAGCTCTGAATCTGTAATGGTATCTCCTAGTCCTCCGATATAAAGTGTGCTGATGGTTTTGTCCTCAGGTGGGTCCAGTCTAGGCATGGTGGAAGCTCGCTTCAAAAGCTTACCAGCCACGGGGTCATTAATGCCATAGTAACGGTCCTTTATGTTTTGGTCAGCCAGTGGGTCATCTGGATCAGTGGGCTTCTCGTGCCTATAGGACCACCAAGAACTTCATTCAATGCAGTAGTAATACATAATACATGATTGTAATAGATCACTATACAAAGCCAAA
It includes:
- the rbm22 gene encoding pre-mRNA-splicing factor RBM22 — translated: MATSLGANTYNRQNWEDSDFPILCQTCLGENPYIRMTKEKYGKECKICARPFTVFRWCPGVRMRFKKTEVCQTCSKMKNVCQTCLLDLEYGLPIQVRDTGLSIKDDVPKSDVNKEYYTQNMEREIANSDGTRPVGALGKAPGASDMLLKLARTTPYYKRNRPHICSFWVKGECRRGEECPYRHEKPTDPDDPLADQNIKDRYYGINDPVAGKLLKRASTMPRLDPPEDKTISTLYIGGLGDTITDSELRNHFYQFGEIRTITVVQRQQCAFIQFATRQAAEMAAEKSFNKLIIHGRRLNVKWGRSQAARGREREKDGVTESGMRLEPVPGLPGALPPPPVSDDDTPANYFNLGPNSAPAVINLGIPPPPGVVMPPPPGFGPPMYHSMDGIVPPMPPPMGMRPPGQVHYPSQDPQRMGAHAGRHGVS